A stretch of the Paenibacillus dendritiformis genome encodes the following:
- a CDS encoding DUF3850 domain-containing protein: MVLSLHTLKVWPEHFEAVTEPDPCWRKTVEIRLDDRGYEVGDTLHLKEWDPRTETYSGWDAKVLVTHILRGAPWLPAGYVAMSILLEK, translated from the coding sequence ATGGTTTTGAGCCTTCACACATTGAAAGTGTGGCCAGAGCATTTCGAGGCTGTAACGGAGCCGGACCCTTGCTGGCGCAAGACGGTTGAAATTCGGCTGGATGATCGAGGCTACGAGGTGGGCGACACGCTTCACCTGAAAGAATGGGACCCCCGAACCGAGACGTACAGCGGTTGGGATGCAAAAGTCCTTGTAACGCATATTTTACGGGGCGCCCCGTGGCTGCCTGCTGGGTACGTAGCGATGTCAATACTTCTGGAAAAATAA
- a CDS encoding phage N-6-adenine-methyltransferase, which yields MDEALRTSKRDDWGTPQWLYDQLHEAFCFTVDVCANEQNQKHPNYFDIEKNGLAQDWTGVCWMNPPYGRAVSRWMRKAVEEAHKGVTVVGLVAARTDTIWFQDNALLGRIYYLKGRLKFEGAEDGAPFPSAIVVWYPGCSMRGSFYVPANPAGISQICMDHRYTAQSMGLGG from the coding sequence TTGGATGAAGCACTGCGCACTAGTAAGCGAGACGATTGGGGAACTCCTCAATGGCTATATGACCAACTTCATGAGGCGTTCTGCTTCACGGTCGACGTATGCGCGAATGAACAAAACCAAAAGCACCCGAATTACTTCGACATCGAAAAGAACGGCCTTGCCCAAGATTGGACAGGCGTCTGTTGGATGAATCCGCCATACGGTAGAGCTGTGAGCCGTTGGATGCGGAAAGCGGTCGAGGAAGCCCATAAAGGTGTGACGGTGGTAGGCTTGGTTGCAGCTCGCACTGATACGATTTGGTTCCAAGATAACGCACTTCTTGGCCGGATCTATTACCTCAAGGGGCGGTTGAAGTTCGAAGGAGCCGAGGACGGAGCTCCCTTCCCGTCGGCAATTGTGGTCTGGTATCCCGGCTGCAGCATGCGGGGCTCGTTCTACGTCCCGGCCAATCCTGCAGGGATATCGCAGATATGCATGGATCACAGATATACCGCCCAGTCGATGGGATTAGGAGGATAG
- a CDS encoding replication protein, translated as MDSSVNPQPDDPHIRIAHEIHREMIRRKFNQRQHDIINFILTLSWGCGKPSAIIPQLKDFGLCGVGSNHIRNALETLVENKVIFWERSLNAFQINKHYDQWTIDAVGSFNSGRMKELIKLNIENRSPNLAKKVPEKGSDFPNRETKNDSQKGNLFPESGNDFPKGEATISQIGKSSFPKKGNEKRDFSRHIKAHGAPKAIIKAIIKKNNCSSSKDTVTEKGTGSSSSSNNHEYTFGYIYRAYEKNFTENGNVTEFEAEDLGYLYDDYGGEWLLNAMREAARHNVKTLAYVRGILKGYQERGGPQEQVTQQKGFRSRKQDQIDELDRFIEEERRREDRRSG; from the coding sequence GTGGATTCCAGCGTAAATCCCCAACCAGACGACCCGCATATCCGAATTGCGCATGAAATACACCGAGAGATGATCCGCCGGAAGTTTAATCAGCGGCAGCATGACATAATCAATTTCATATTGACGCTGAGCTGGGGGTGCGGGAAGCCATCGGCGATCATTCCTCAATTGAAGGACTTTGGATTATGTGGAGTCGGGAGTAATCACATACGGAATGCTCTTGAAACGCTGGTCGAAAATAAAGTGATTTTTTGGGAGCGAAGTTTGAATGCTTTTCAAATTAACAAGCACTATGACCAGTGGACGATAGACGCAGTTGGAAGTTTTAACTCAGGGAGAATGAAAGAATTAATCAAGTTAAATATCGAGAATCGGTCTCCAAACTTGGCGAAAAAAGTTCCCGAAAAGGGAAGCGACTTCCCAAATCGGGAAACGAAAAACGATTCCCAAAAAGGGAACTTGTTTCCCGAATCGGGAAATGACTTCCCGAAAGGGGAAGCGACCATTTCCCAAATAGGGAAGTCCTCATTTCCCAAAAAGGGAAACGAAAAACGCGATTTTTCCCGTCATATCAAGGCTCACGGGGCCCCGAAAGCAATTATTAAAGCAATAATAAAAAAGAATAACTGCAGTAGTAGTAAAGATACTGTAACTGAAAAAGGTACGGGGTCATCCAGCAGCAGCAACAACCATGAATACACATTCGGATACATATACCGTGCCTACGAAAAAAATTTCACGGAGAACGGGAATGTCACTGAGTTCGAAGCCGAAGACCTTGGATACCTTTATGACGATTACGGAGGCGAATGGCTGTTGAACGCAATGCGAGAGGCAGCACGACACAATGTAAAGACGCTGGCTTACGTGAGGGGCATTCTAAAGGGATACCAAGAGCGAGGCGGACCGCAGGAGCAGGTTACTCAACAAAAAGGGTTTCGTAGCCGGAAGCAAGACCAAATTGACGAACTCGATAGGTTCATCGAGGAGGAGAGAAGACGTGAAGATCGACGAAGCGGCTGA
- a CDS encoding crossover junction endodeoxyribonuclease RuvC — protein MKIMGIDHGTNYAGWATMVAGRPRNFGLRDYTEIKMPAVLDAIYQDTYGLLKRERPDVVVLERPVHFKNANSVLALVGAYSMVTLAALHLGIRIAEIRPTELKMHTGKGNADKETVAVEMQMLFGLDYDDIAVPLFYQRDDPKGKYKKGDIKERLYDPSDAIALCWACHQKIKKGAA, from the coding sequence ATGAAAATCATGGGAATTGATCACGGGACCAATTATGCCGGATGGGCGACTATGGTGGCCGGACGGCCGCGAAATTTTGGGCTTAGGGATTACACTGAAATCAAAATGCCGGCTGTACTCGATGCGATTTATCAAGACACGTATGGGCTTTTGAAACGGGAACGCCCGGATGTCGTCGTCTTGGAGCGTCCAGTCCATTTCAAGAATGCCAATAGCGTCTTGGCACTTGTGGGGGCTTACTCCATGGTGACGCTCGCGGCATTACATCTGGGAATCAGAATTGCAGAGATTCGGCCAACGGAACTCAAGATGCATACGGGGAAGGGGAATGCGGACAAGGAGACCGTCGCGGTCGAAATGCAGATGCTTTTCGGATTGGATTACGACGACATCGCCGTTCCTCTTTTCTACCAGAGAGACGACCCGAAAGGAAAGTACAAGAAGGGCGACATCAAGGAACGTTTATATGACCCGTCAGACGCCATTGCGCTCTGCTGGGCTTGTCATCAAAAAATCAAAAAAGGAGCTGCTTGA
- a CDS encoding AAA family ATPase, giving the protein MKRIVLERLTSRNFKGFRNFELITHDGNVDVYGDNGTGKTSIFDAFMWGLFGKDSSNRTDFEIKELDGAGNVLQHGLDHEVELVLSLDGRRKTFRRVYAEKWTKKRGAARAEFTGHTTSYFVDGVPVKQGEYAAAVDAVIKEDVFKLLTNPAFFNEQLKWEQRRRILLEVCGDITDAEVIQSNKALERLPHILNGRSIEDHRKVVAARRSDINKELEKIPVRIDEARRSAPDIAEMDEDLLQEDIQTLRSRIAAKQEELSRIQSGGEIAVKEKRLREIETDLIGIKNDLQQETLNLIASKRAGVDALHREVDELRRRIDDAEQRIELNKRKAQNREVEAKRLREEWVTVNSQPMPDHHHDENCPTCGQVLPDEQLKAAHDKVLADFNKTKSKRLEQISAQGKEAMAEAERLQQEADRFAFAREENQRALAGKRELLAAAEAELATLRAGMQDPTADPRYQQLQGEALNVRQEIEKLRSCTIAAAGAVQHQIAELRAELELLEAEKAKIGQARAIEQRIVELEKQEKALAAEFEQLEQELFLTEEFIRTKVSMLESKINSKFRYARFKLFDQQVNGGLKEVCMTTFKGVPYDGGLNNAARINVGLDIINALSEHYGFSAPIFVDNAEAVTKLIDTNAQVIRLVVSEADKQLRVETENNSMQEAI; this is encoded by the coding sequence ATGAAGCGAATTGTCTTGGAACGCCTGACGTCCCGTAATTTCAAGGGATTCCGCAACTTTGAGCTGATCACACACGATGGGAACGTCGATGTGTACGGCGACAACGGAACCGGAAAAACGTCGATTTTTGATGCTTTCATGTGGGGGTTATTCGGGAAGGACAGTAGCAACCGCACCGACTTCGAGATTAAGGAGTTGGATGGAGCGGGAAACGTCCTGCAGCACGGCCTTGACCATGAGGTCGAATTGGTTTTAAGTCTTGACGGTCGACGAAAGACGTTCCGCCGCGTATACGCCGAGAAATGGACGAAAAAGCGTGGCGCTGCCAGAGCGGAGTTCACCGGACATACCACATCTTACTTTGTGGATGGTGTGCCGGTGAAGCAAGGCGAGTACGCTGCAGCAGTGGATGCGGTGATCAAGGAGGACGTATTCAAGCTTCTGACCAATCCGGCATTTTTCAACGAGCAGCTGAAATGGGAGCAACGCCGCCGCATACTTCTTGAAGTCTGCGGAGACATCACAGATGCGGAAGTCATTCAGAGCAACAAGGCTCTGGAACGGCTGCCCCACATCCTGAACGGCCGCAGCATCGAGGATCACCGCAAAGTGGTTGCGGCCCGGCGATCCGACATCAACAAGGAGCTGGAGAAGATACCGGTTCGCATCGATGAGGCACGCCGGAGCGCCCCGGACATTGCGGAGATGGACGAGGACCTGTTGCAGGAAGACATCCAGACCCTGCGCAGTCGCATTGCGGCAAAACAGGAAGAATTGTCCCGGATACAATCCGGCGGTGAAATCGCGGTTAAGGAGAAGCGGCTGCGGGAGATTGAGACCGATTTGATTGGGATCAAAAATGACCTGCAGCAAGAGACTCTAAATCTGATAGCGAGCAAGCGGGCGGGAGTCGATGCTCTCCACCGGGAAGTAGACGAGCTACGCCGGCGCATTGATGACGCAGAACAACGCATTGAACTGAATAAGCGCAAGGCGCAGAACCGTGAGGTAGAGGCGAAGCGCTTGCGTGAAGAATGGGTAACAGTAAACAGTCAACCGATGCCGGATCATCATCATGATGAGAACTGCCCAACGTGCGGGCAGGTTCTCCCGGATGAACAGCTTAAGGCAGCACATGACAAGGTACTGGCCGATTTCAACAAAACAAAGTCAAAGCGGCTGGAACAGATCTCTGCCCAAGGCAAAGAAGCAATGGCGGAAGCCGAACGCCTCCAACAGGAAGCTGATCGCTTTGCTTTCGCTCGTGAAGAAAATCAGCGGGCTCTGGCAGGGAAACGGGAACTACTTGCCGCTGCTGAGGCTGAACTGGCCACTCTCCGCGCTGGTATGCAGGACCCGACTGCCGATCCAAGATATCAGCAATTGCAGGGTGAAGCCCTAAATGTACGGCAAGAAATTGAAAAACTTCGTTCGTGCACCATTGCCGCAGCAGGAGCAGTCCAGCATCAGATAGCCGAGCTCCGCGCGGAGCTCGAATTACTCGAGGCAGAGAAGGCAAAAATCGGTCAGGCCAGAGCAATCGAACAGCGTATTGTCGAGCTGGAGAAGCAAGAGAAAGCACTGGCTGCAGAGTTCGAACAACTCGAACAGGAGCTCTTCCTCACGGAGGAGTTCATCCGAACTAAGGTCAGCATGCTTGAATCGAAAATCAATTCCAAGTTCCGCTATGCTCGGTTCAAGTTGTTCGACCAGCAGGTCAACGGCGGCCTAAAAGAGGTTTGCATGACCACCTTCAAAGGTGTGCCATACGACGGTGGGCTTAACAACGCCGCCCGGATCAACGTTGGGTTGGACATCATCAATGCCTTATCTGAGCATTACGGCTTCTCGGCGCCGATATTCGTCGACAACGCCGAAGCCGTCACGAAGTTAATCGACACGAACGCCCAGGTAATCCGTCTAGTCGTGTCCGAAGCGGACAAGCAGCTTCGTGTAGAGACAGAAAACAACAGCATGCAGGAGGCGATCTGA
- a CDS encoding phage terminase large subunit, protein MGKPYNVVSDLVTLIDLYWDDPVAFAEDMLEFDPDDWQRAAMADVAIHPRVSIRSGQGVGKTAFEAALIIWFLCCRPNPKVVCTAPTRQQLHDVLWAEVAKWLERSMVKNLLKWTKTKVYMVGHEQRWFATARTATKPENMQGFHEDYMLFIVDEASGVKDDIMEAILGTLSGDENKLVMCGNPTRTSGTFYDSHHKDRGDYRAHKVSSRDSRRTNKKNIEMLERKYGRDSDVVRVRVDGEFPRAEPDTFIALELAEAAAMREVYFREDGALDIPDAEPLEIGVDVARFGDDETVIVPRVGLLVPLIKTYTKKDTMETAGWVINLAKELMLKYGRPRCTVKIDDDGVGGGVTDRVREVVREEGLYIDVIDCHNGGKADDPDHYDNWGTEAWANVRDLLQAGDIQIPNDEDLIGQLSTRKYTVTSKGRIILESKKEMKKRGLRSPDRADALVLAFAKSGMVIDPAAAGLLRGGRVYG, encoded by the coding sequence ATGGGTAAGCCGTATAACGTGGTTTCCGACCTCGTTACCCTCATTGACCTGTATTGGGATGATCCGGTCGCCTTCGCAGAGGATATGCTCGAATTCGACCCGGACGACTGGCAGCGGGCAGCGATGGCCGACGTGGCCATCCATCCGCGGGTGAGCATTCGTTCCGGACAAGGTGTCGGCAAGACAGCGTTTGAGGCGGCCCTAATCATATGGTTCCTTTGTTGCCGCCCGAATCCGAAGGTCGTTTGTACAGCTCCGACCCGGCAGCAGCTCCACGACGTCCTTTGGGCCGAAGTGGCCAAATGGTTGGAACGCTCAATGGTCAAAAACTTGCTCAAATGGACGAAGACGAAGGTCTACATGGTGGGCCACGAACAGCGGTGGTTCGCGACTGCGCGGACGGCCACGAAGCCGGAGAATATGCAGGGCTTTCACGAAGATTACATGCTGTTCATTGTGGACGAAGCTTCCGGCGTAAAGGATGACATCATGGAAGCCATCCTCGGGACACTTTCCGGGGATGAGAACAAGTTGGTTATGTGCGGGAACCCGACGCGGACTAGTGGCACCTTCTACGATTCCCATCACAAGGATCGGGGCGACTATCGGGCGCATAAGGTTTCCAGCCGGGACAGCCGGCGCACCAACAAGAAAAACATCGAAATGCTGGAGAGAAAGTATGGCCGGGATAGCGATGTGGTTCGCGTTCGGGTGGATGGGGAGTTCCCCCGTGCTGAGCCGGACACCTTCATAGCGTTAGAACTGGCCGAGGCGGCCGCCATGCGGGAAGTGTACTTCCGGGAAGACGGGGCACTCGACATACCGGATGCGGAGCCTCTTGAAATCGGCGTTGACGTTGCTCGCTTTGGTGACGACGAAACGGTCATTGTGCCGCGAGTCGGCTTACTGGTTCCGCTCATCAAGACGTATACCAAGAAGGACACCATGGAGACGGCCGGATGGGTCATCAACTTGGCAAAGGAATTGATGCTGAAATACGGGCGCCCGCGCTGCACCGTCAAAATTGACGATGATGGCGTCGGCGGCGGAGTAACCGACCGGGTTAGGGAAGTTGTCCGAGAAGAGGGGCTGTACATCGATGTGATCGACTGCCACAACGGCGGAAAGGCGGACGACCCCGATCACTATGATAACTGGGGTACGGAAGCCTGGGCAAATGTCCGGGATCTGCTGCAGGCGGGAGATATTCAGATTCCGAACGACGAGGACCTGATTGGGCAGCTTTCCACCCGAAAGTATACCGTTACCAGCAAAGGGCGTATCATTCTAGAATCGAAAAAAGAAATGAAAAAGCGGGGCCTCCGATCACCTGACCGGGCGGACGCGCTTGTTTTGGCCTTCGCAAAATCCGGCATGGTTATTGATCCGGCTGCGGCCGGTTTACTGAGAGGAGGGAGAGTATATGGCTAG
- a CDS encoding helix-turn-helix domain-containing protein, whose product MKFGAIMRACRERAGLSQEEMAARLHRTQSCISKFEQDHKVPDMPTMMQWVEATGAKEVLIAFLYGMDGLSIMQHLTTFMGG is encoded by the coding sequence TTGAAATTCGGAGCAATTATGCGGGCCTGCCGGGAGCGGGCGGGGCTTAGCCAGGAAGAAATGGCTGCTCGCCTGCACCGGACGCAGAGCTGCATAAGTAAGTTTGAGCAGGATCATAAGGTGCCGGACATGCCCACGATGATGCAGTGGGTAGAGGCTACAGGCGCAAAAGAAGTGCTAATTGCTTTCCTTTATGGCATGGACGGCCTGAGCATTATGCAACATTTAACCACATTTATGGGAGGTTGA
- a CDS encoding DUF6906 family protein, whose translation MKKLRKPTRRQKMELRRQKLLPDNWFVERDDGQQMVIVSREKGQVRRLRWGA comes from the coding sequence ATGAAGAAGCTACGAAAACCGACAAGACGGCAGAAGATGGAGCTTCGTCGGCAAAAACTGCTCCCGGATAACTGGTTTGTGGAGCGGGATGACGGCCAGCAGATGGTGATTGTGAGCAGGGAAAAAGGACAGGTGCGGCGGCTCCGGTGGGGAGCATGA
- the dnaB gene encoding replicative DNA helicase: MSQQKQQQPSLADILGTEPPQDLAAEQAVLGAVLIDSQLMDMLQERLTPSAFYATKHQKIFRRMVELANEGSPIDMLTLANKLSEHDEAAVVGGVSYLSRLSSSVPTTANTEHYAGIVLEKYLLRQSIEASMALVEQAVTSGDPTKIISGLQETATRLGDIAAPKKDFSQLGPVLLSVYEEAEKRYMTRDEDRGITGLPSGFPDLDKMTAGFQRSDLIIVAARPSVGKTAFALNIAQNVGVRTKETVAIFSLEMSEQQLAQRMLCAEARVDASRMRTGYFEDGDWEKLTNGIAKLAETNVYIDDTPGLNVYEIRARCRRLKKERGLGMIIIDYLQLIAGRGKPGENRQQEVSEISRMLKQLARELDVPVIALSQLSRGVEQRQDKRPMMSDLRESGSIEQDADIVAFLYRDDYYDKETEKKNIIEIIIAKQRNGPVGTVELVFLKQFNKFVSYDRERDKPQPPAKVSDINKRRWAK, encoded by the coding sequence ATGAGTCAGCAGAAACAGCAGCAACCATCGCTGGCCGATATCCTTGGGACGGAACCACCGCAGGATCTCGCGGCAGAGCAGGCGGTACTCGGCGCGGTGCTGATCGACTCGCAGCTTATGGACATGCTGCAGGAACGACTGACGCCATCCGCTTTCTACGCTACGAAACACCAGAAGATTTTTCGGCGTATGGTGGAGCTGGCCAACGAAGGAAGCCCGATCGACATGTTGACGCTGGCCAACAAGCTCTCGGAGCATGACGAGGCTGCGGTGGTCGGTGGAGTCAGTTACCTATCGCGACTGTCAAGCAGCGTCCCGACCACGGCAAACACAGAGCATTATGCCGGCATCGTTCTCGAAAAGTACCTGTTGCGCCAGAGCATCGAGGCGAGCATGGCCCTAGTGGAGCAGGCGGTGACATCGGGGGACCCGACCAAGATCATATCCGGCCTGCAAGAAACAGCGACGCGGCTCGGAGATATTGCGGCGCCGAAGAAGGACTTTAGCCAGCTTGGCCCTGTGCTGCTATCCGTGTACGAAGAGGCCGAGAAGCGGTATATGACTCGTGACGAAGACCGCGGGATCACAGGATTGCCTTCCGGATTCCCCGACTTGGACAAGATGACGGCAGGCTTCCAGCGCAGCGACCTCATCATCGTTGCGGCCCGGCCATCGGTCGGAAAGACCGCATTCGCGCTCAACATCGCCCAGAACGTCGGTGTACGGACGAAAGAGACGGTTGCGATTTTCAGCCTTGAGATGTCCGAACAGCAGCTTGCGCAGCGTATGTTGTGTGCGGAAGCGCGGGTTGATGCCAGCAGGATGAGGACCGGATATTTCGAGGACGGCGATTGGGAGAAGCTGACGAACGGGATTGCCAAGCTTGCCGAGACTAATGTCTACATCGACGACACGCCAGGGCTGAATGTCTACGAGATCCGCGCTCGATGCCGCCGCCTCAAAAAAGAGCGGGGCTTGGGGATGATCATCATTGATTACCTGCAGCTTATCGCTGGCCGCGGCAAGCCGGGAGAGAACCGGCAGCAGGAAGTATCCGAGATATCACGGATGTTGAAGCAACTGGCCCGCGAGCTGGACGTCCCTGTCATTGCCCTATCGCAGCTGAGCCGGGGCGTGGAGCAGCGCCAGGACAAGCGCCCGATGATGTCCGACCTGCGGGAATCCGGTTCGATTGAGCAGGATGCCGACATTGTCGCTTTCTTGTACCGGGATGACTATTACGACAAAGAAACTGAGAAAAAGAACATCATCGAAATCATTATCGCCAAGCAGCGGAACGGCCCGGTCGGGACCGTCGAGCTGGTTTTCCTGAAACAATTCAATAAATTCGTAAGCTACGACCGGGAGCGGGATAAGCCTCAGCCTCCGGCAAAAGTGAGTGACATTAACAAACGCCGCTGGGCGAAATGA
- the terS gene encoding phage terminase small subunit, which translates to MWLDSGGKMKLKDIAAALGLGETQVRKWKSVDRWADALNSNVTNESNSNVTNRRRGPGAPKGNKNAVGNRGGAPKGNQNAVGNKGGTGGPYGNKKAVTTGEYETIWMDALEEDEQELVEQVDTDPVQQADEAIKLLTIRERRMLQRIGKLMNGLSETQRRVLSELKAIKDVMTVHDEKTGVTKTVPITRTEMVESEIEETEYRAIDDIIKLEEALTRVQDKKLKAIELMNKLIAIDEEKQVRTAILQIELQKLQGAEGATASWTDALREIAEKRRKVKADG; encoded by the coding sequence ATGTGGCTGGACAGCGGCGGCAAAATGAAGCTGAAGGACATTGCTGCCGCCCTCGGGCTCGGGGAGACGCAGGTCCGAAAGTGGAAGAGCGTCGACCGTTGGGCCGATGCTTTGAATAGTAACGTTACCAATGAATCCAATAGTAACGTTACCAATCGACGGCGGGGTCCCGGCGCCCCGAAAGGGAACAAGAACGCAGTCGGTAACCGCGGCGGCGCACCCAAGGGAAATCAGAATGCTGTCGGCAATAAAGGCGGCACCGGCGGGCCGTATGGCAATAAGAAGGCGGTCACGACCGGGGAATATGAAACAATCTGGATGGATGCACTCGAAGAGGACGAACAGGAGCTCGTCGAGCAGGTTGACACCGATCCTGTCCAGCAGGCAGACGAGGCGATCAAACTCCTTACCATACGGGAGCGCCGCATGCTGCAGCGGATCGGGAAGTTGATGAACGGCCTATCTGAAACGCAGCGGCGAGTGCTGAGCGAGTTGAAGGCAATCAAAGACGTCATGACCGTTCACGACGAAAAAACGGGCGTCACTAAGACGGTGCCCATTACCCGGACGGAGATGGTCGAATCTGAGATTGAGGAAACGGAATACAGAGCCATTGACGATATCATCAAGCTTGAAGAGGCGTTGACCCGAGTCCAGGACAAGAAACTCAAGGCCATCGAGCTGATGAACAAACTGATCGCAATTGACGAGGAAAAGCAAGTCCGGACGGCCATCTTGCAAATTGAGTTGCAGAAGCTTCAAGGTGCTGAGGGAGCAACGGCGAGCTGGACGGATGCGCTGAGGGAGATTGCAGAGAAACGGCGGAAGGTGAAGGCGGATGGGTAA
- a CDS encoding ParB N-terminal domain-containing protein: MDIRTISIERINAAAYNPRVDLQPDDPEYQKLRRSIEEFGYVEPIVWNERTGNMVGGHQRYKILVNEQGRTEVEVSAVDLDETQERLLNLALNRVSGRWDDEALMKLIDELESDGADLSLSGFDLDEVDNLKTEYALDEIFEEELENEPSSLVERFGVPPFTVFDARQGYWQDRKRAWLGLGIKSEDGRKDTLLYNLDKQSEYVRKAMEACGGGTSVFDPVLCEIVYRWFCPQDGRILDPFAGGSVRGIVAHYLGYSYTGIDLRPEQVEANRKQADKMLAEGVLRSTPEWIQGDSINIKKLAGHVQADLIFSCPPYADLEVYSDDPADLSNMEYEDFLTAYRQIIADAVSQLKENRFACFVVGDVRDKRGLYRNFVSHTIQAFTDAGMHLYNEGVLLNSVGTVALRVGRQFTTMRKLGKCHQNVLFFFKGNPKMIKGEFSYIEVDTDIFEKYA; encoded by the coding sequence GTGGACATCAGAACTATCTCAATCGAGAGGATCAATGCGGCAGCGTACAATCCCCGCGTTGACCTGCAGCCGGACGATCCGGAATACCAGAAGCTGCGCCGTAGCATTGAGGAATTTGGCTACGTCGAGCCGATCGTCTGGAACGAGCGAACCGGGAACATGGTCGGCGGGCACCAGAGATACAAGATCCTTGTCAACGAGCAGGGTCGCACGGAGGTAGAGGTATCCGCCGTCGACCTTGACGAGACGCAGGAGCGGCTGTTGAATCTGGCCTTGAACAGGGTTTCTGGCCGCTGGGATGACGAGGCTCTTATGAAGCTGATCGACGAGTTGGAGTCCGATGGAGCGGATCTATCCCTATCCGGTTTTGACCTGGACGAGGTTGATAATCTAAAGACTGAATATGCCTTGGACGAAATTTTTGAGGAAGAACTAGAAAATGAGCCGTCGTCTCTGGTGGAACGCTTTGGGGTTCCGCCATTCACCGTATTTGATGCTCGCCAAGGATACTGGCAAGATCGGAAACGTGCGTGGTTAGGACTTGGAATTAAGAGTGAAGACGGGAGAAAAGACACCCTTCTCTACAACTTGGACAAACAATCCGAGTATGTGAGGAAGGCGATGGAAGCTTGCGGCGGTGGGACTAGCGTTTTCGACCCAGTCCTCTGCGAAATTGTATACCGATGGTTTTGCCCGCAGGATGGTCGAATCTTAGACCCGTTCGCGGGTGGGTCGGTCAGGGGGATTGTAGCTCACTATCTGGGATACTCGTATACCGGCATTGACCTGCGCCCGGAACAGGTTGAGGCGAATAGGAAGCAGGCGGACAAAATGCTTGCTGAGGGGGTATTGAGATCCACTCCTGAATGGATTCAGGGAGATTCAATTAACATCAAAAAGTTGGCAGGCCATGTGCAGGCAGACCTTATTTTCTCATGTCCACCATATGCTGATTTGGAAGTTTATTCGGATGACCCCGCGGACCTGTCGAATATGGAATACGAAGACTTTCTTACAGCATATCGACAAATTATTGCGGATGCGGTCTCCCAGCTCAAAGAAAATAGGTTTGCCTGCTTTGTCGTCGGTGATGTCCGCGATAAGCGCGGGCTATATCGTAATTTTGTATCCCATACGATTCAAGCTTTCACAGATGCCGGCATGCACTTGTACAATGAGGGTGTATTACTCAATTCGGTTGGGACCGTAGCGCTAAGAGTGGGCAGGCAATTTACCACGATGAGAAAATTAGGGAAGTGTCATCAAAACGTGTTGTTTTTCTTCAAAGGCAATCCGAAGATGATAAAAGGAGAATTTTCCTATATCGAAGTGGATACAGATATTTTCGAGAAATATGCGTAA
- a CDS encoding MBL fold metallo-hydrolase — translation MIDIMPLGSSSAGNAYRITDGHTALLLEAGLRFKDIQRALEFRLSDIAGCLVSHDHGDHSKAAKDVMKAGINVYTGQGTAEALGLSSHRLRPVAARQQFTIGTWTILPFEAEHDAAEPLGFLLTNRAGDKLLFATDTYYIRYRFRGLTHIMVECNYSIRILRENIAAGRVPAVMKSRLLRSHFSLENVKEFLRANDLQRVEEIWLLHLSDNNSDEELFKSEIQALTGKVVRVAGR, via the coding sequence ATGATCGACATTATGCCGCTTGGCTCCAGCAGCGCGGGCAATGCTTACCGGATCACGGATGGGCATACGGCTCTCCTGCTGGAAGCCGGGCTCCGATTCAAAGACATTCAGCGAGCCCTGGAGTTCCGGTTGTCGGATATTGCGGGTTGCTTGGTCTCTCACGACCATGGCGACCACAGCAAGGCCGCCAAGGATGTGATGAAGGCCGGAATCAATGTGTATACCGGGCAGGGCACGGCGGAAGCCTTGGGGCTTTCTAGCCACCGCCTGAGGCCTGTAGCGGCCCGGCAGCAGTTTACCATCGGCACATGGACTATTCTGCCCTTTGAGGCCGAACACGACGCTGCAGAGCCGCTGGGATTCCTGCTAACGAATCGGGCAGGGGACAAGCTGCTGTTCGCCACGGATACCTATTACATCCGCTATAGGTTTAGGGGCCTCACTCATATCATGGTCGAGTGTAATTACTCGATCCGGATACTGCGGGAGAATATCGCCGCCGGCCGCGTGCCAGCAGTCATGAAAAGTCGGCTGCTGAGGTCCCATTTCAGCCTGGAGAACGTCAAGGAGTTCCTGCGGGCGAATGACCTGCAGCGCGTGGAGGAAATTTGGCTTTTGCACCTCAGCGACAACAACAGCGACGAGGAACTGTTCAAGAGTGAGATCCAGGCGCTGACCGGAAAAGTCGTCCGGGTGGCCGGAAGGTAG